The following coding sequences lie in one Sphingomonas sp. M1-B02 genomic window:
- a CDS encoding alpha/beta hydrolase: protein MDRRTLLASGLALGLPCSARALESPAIERVPLWPGIPPGGDDSVRDETVLRSPNGDPDDIAWPHVGTPAMTVARAPKPNGGAMLIIPGGGFARVAIGRKPGRIAQFFAARGVTAFELLYRLPHDKWRDGPATPLQDAQRAMRLIGAGAAKWRIDPARIAAAGFSAGGHVVGQLGRAAASAYAPVDVADALPTRPKAIGMFFPVVTMLPPLAHGQSRRELLGPAPSDSLARAYSLELDVPADMPSTLVCHSADDKTVPMGNSLAMFAGLQAAKIPSELMIGEKGGHGVPLFGPDGKPHVWMEQYFAFAARHGMLVA from the coding sequence ATGGATCGCCGCACCTTGCTAGCTTCGGGACTGGCCCTCGGGCTTCCCTGCTCCGCCCGCGCGCTGGAGTCGCCCGCGATCGAACGCGTACCGCTATGGCCCGGCATCCCGCCCGGCGGCGACGACAGTGTGCGCGACGAGACCGTGCTGCGTAGCCCCAACGGCGACCCCGACGACATTGCCTGGCCGCATGTCGGAACCCCGGCGATGACGGTCGCGCGGGCGCCCAAGCCCAATGGCGGGGCGATGCTGATCATTCCGGGCGGCGGGTTTGCGCGGGTTGCGATCGGCCGCAAGCCTGGGCGGATCGCGCAATTCTTCGCCGCGCGCGGCGTTACCGCGTTCGAACTCCTCTATCGCCTGCCGCACGACAAATGGCGCGACGGCCCGGCGACGCCGCTGCAGGACGCGCAGCGCGCGATGCGGCTGATCGGGGCAGGGGCCGCCAAATGGCGGATCGATCCGGCGCGGATCGCTGCCGCGGGCTTTTCGGCGGGCGGGCATGTCGTCGGGCAACTTGGCCGCGCCGCCGCATCGGCATATGCGCCGGTGGATGTTGCAGACGCATTGCCGACGCGCCCGAAGGCGATCGGCATGTTCTTCCCGGTGGTGACGATGCTCCCCCCGCTCGCGCATGGCCAGTCGCGCCGCGAACTGCTCGGGCCCGCGCCGTCCGACTCGCTGGCCCGGGCTTATTCTCTCGAACTCGACGTGCCGGCCGACATGCCGTCGACGCTCGTCTGTCATTCGGCCGACGACAAGACGGTGCCAATGGGGAACAGCCTCGCCATGTTCGCCGGGCTGCAGGCGGCGAAGATCCCCTCCGAGCTGATGATCGGCGAGAAAGGTGGCCACGGCGTCCCCTTGTTCGGCCCCGATGGCAAGCCGCATGTCTGGATGGAGCAATATTTCGCGTTCGCCGCGCGCCATGGCATGCTCGTTGCCTGA